The following coding sequences lie in one Actinomyces capricornis genomic window:
- the treC gene encoding alpha,alpha-phosphotrehalase, with protein MSFHDKVVYQIYPKSFKDTTGNGVGDLRGIIDKADYIASLGVDMVWLNPFFPSPGNDNGYDVSDYCAIDPAMGTMEDFDEMVAALAQRGVGVMLDMVLNHTSTEHEWFQRALAGDPHYQDYYILRPAKEDGSAPTNWVSKFGGPAWAPFGQTGLYYLHLFDTTQADLNWRNPAVRAEAARVVNFWRARGVRGFRFDVINLIGKDEVLRDAPAGTDDRAMYTDGPLVHDYLRELAAASFGQDPEAVTVGEMSSTSVEACVGYSNPDNRELDMVFSFHHLKVDYAGGAKWTRMPYDLAALKRIIDQWATGMQDGGGWNALFWNNHDQPRAIDRFADPHHYHARSATMLATAIHLLRGTPYIYMGEEIGMTDPDYLTIEDYVDVEARNAYDELIAGGMEPGEAFATVHAKARDNARTPMQWDSSPGAGFTQGTPWLRPTNQERINVADQEREGVILPYYRRLVALRKQYPVIAHGRYEPWAAEHPDVLAYTRELDGTRLLVLCNFRGHETSVEVPRDLAGAQVLLTNTEDRERLDRAPAAGSLTLGPYEALALIS; from the coding sequence ATGTCCTTCCACGACAAGGTCGTGTACCAGATCTATCCCAAGTCCTTCAAGGACACCACCGGCAATGGCGTCGGCGACCTGCGCGGCATCATTGACAAGGCCGACTACATCGCCTCCCTGGGCGTGGACATGGTCTGGCTCAACCCTTTCTTCCCCTCCCCGGGCAACGACAACGGCTACGACGTGTCCGACTACTGCGCCATCGACCCGGCCATGGGCACCATGGAGGACTTCGATGAGATGGTCGCCGCGCTGGCCCAGCGCGGCGTCGGCGTCATGCTCGACATGGTCCTCAACCACACCTCCACCGAGCATGAGTGGTTCCAGCGCGCCCTGGCCGGCGACCCGCACTACCAGGACTACTACATCCTGCGCCCGGCCAAGGAGGACGGCTCGGCCCCGACCAATTGGGTCTCGAAGTTCGGCGGCCCGGCCTGGGCCCCCTTCGGGCAGACCGGGCTGTACTACCTGCACCTGTTCGACACCACGCAGGCCGACCTCAACTGGCGCAACCCCGCTGTGCGCGCCGAGGCCGCCCGTGTGGTCAACTTCTGGCGCGCCCGGGGCGTGCGCGGCTTCCGCTTCGACGTCATCAACCTCATCGGCAAGGACGAGGTGCTGCGCGATGCCCCGGCCGGAACCGACGACCGCGCCATGTACACCGACGGCCCCCTCGTCCACGACTACCTGCGCGAGCTGGCCGCCGCCAGCTTCGGTCAGGACCCCGAGGCCGTGACCGTGGGGGAGATGTCCTCCACCAGCGTCGAGGCCTGCGTGGGCTACTCCAACCCGGACAACCGGGAGCTGGACATGGTCTTCAGCTTCCACCACCTCAAGGTCGACTACGCGGGCGGCGCCAAGTGGACGCGCATGCCCTACGACCTGGCCGCCCTCAAGCGCATCATCGACCAGTGGGCCACCGGCATGCAGGACGGCGGGGGGTGGAACGCCCTGTTCTGGAACAACCACGACCAGCCCCGCGCCATCGACCGCTTCGCCGACCCCCACCACTACCACGCCCGATCGGCCACCATGCTGGCCACCGCCATCCACCTGCTGCGCGGCACGCCCTACATCTACATGGGCGAGGAGATCGGCATGACCGACCCCGACTACCTCACCATCGAGGACTATGTCGACGTCGAGGCCCGCAACGCCTACGACGAGCTCATCGCCGGGGGGATGGAGCCGGGCGAGGCCTTCGCCACCGTCCACGCCAAGGCCCGGGACAATGCCCGCACCCCCATGCAGTGGGACTCCTCCCCGGGCGCGGGCTTCACCCAGGGCACCCCCTGGCTGCGACCCACTAACCAGGAGCGCATCAACGTCGCCGACCAGGAGCGCGAGGGGGTGATCCTGCCCTACTACCGCCGCCTGGTGGCCCTGCGCAAGCAGTACCCCGTGATCGCCCACGGCCGCTACGAGCCCTGGGCCGCCGAGCACCCCGACGTCCTGGCCTACACCCGCGAGCTGGACGGCACGCGCCTGCTGGTGCTGTGCAACTTCCGCGGACATGAGACCAGTGTCGAGGTCCCCCGGGACCTCGCCGGAGCACAGGTGCTCCTGACCAACACCGAGGACCGCGAGCGCCTCGACCGGGCTCCCGCCGCGGGGAGCCTGACCCTGGGCCCCTACGAGGCCCTGGCGCTGATCAGCTGA
- a CDS encoding bifunctional folylpolyglutamate synthase/dihydrofolate synthase gives MSQEKNRPEDGADHPGAAFGIPRGATGEEVVDAVFGQGVGAPGAGGAEGIDPELLPYLEAAGTEGARMSLTEAEQEALEAQAAAEAQEQEDREALRALVAANLIPGGDMDRLEELLAQADADDSDDWESWEPQLPEAPAPGLSEEEVHRRELQEAARSIEVAERMRQVEAQILARAPEHQVQPSLERVEMVLDILGNPERGYRTVHITGTNGKTSTARMAERLLAATGMRTGRFTSPHLASIRERIALDGEPISPEGFIAAWEDVAPYIEMVDERSQAAGGPRLSFFEVLTVMALAAFADHPVDVAIIEVGMGGRWDATNVIPADIAVITPVGRDHERWLGASLSRIAAEKAGVIKEGGWLVTAHQVPEVRAEIEAALAAHRAVEWRELDPQEDPAEAGPGTMEVGERQVAVGGQLVTLRTPAAVYQDVFVPLHGEYQAHNALLALAAAEAVFGGSALAPRVVEEGLSSVTSPGRLEVLRSSPSVLVDAAHNPHGVEALVAAVEEVFGFRHLVAVVGAMADKDVEGILAGLEPVTDAVVCVPIDTPRAMEVADLAEIAREVYGAERVVVAETLGEGVEQAVSLSEGFDAPMTASGVLIVGSVILAAQARALFGCA, from the coding sequence ATGAGTCAAGAGAAGAACCGGCCCGAGGACGGGGCCGACCACCCGGGAGCGGCCTTCGGCATCCCCAGGGGGGCCACCGGTGAGGAGGTCGTCGACGCCGTCTTCGGGCAGGGCGTCGGAGCGCCGGGAGCCGGGGGGGCGGAGGGCATCGACCCCGAGCTCCTGCCCTACCTGGAGGCTGCGGGCACCGAGGGCGCCAGGATGTCCCTGACCGAGGCCGAGCAGGAGGCGCTGGAGGCCCAGGCCGCCGCCGAGGCCCAGGAGCAGGAGGACCGCGAGGCGCTGCGCGCCCTGGTGGCGGCCAACCTCATCCCCGGAGGGGACATGGACCGCCTCGAGGAGCTCCTGGCCCAGGCCGACGCCGATGACAGCGACGACTGGGAGTCCTGGGAGCCCCAGCTGCCCGAGGCCCCCGCCCCCGGGCTCAGCGAGGAGGAGGTCCACCGCCGCGAGCTCCAGGAGGCCGCGCGCTCCATCGAGGTCGCCGAGCGCATGCGCCAGGTCGAGGCCCAGATCCTGGCCCGCGCCCCCGAGCACCAGGTCCAGCCCTCCCTGGAGCGGGTCGAGATGGTCCTGGACATCCTGGGCAATCCCGAGCGCGGCTACCGCACCGTCCATATCACCGGCACCAACGGCAAGACCTCGACGGCCCGCATGGCCGAGCGCCTCCTGGCGGCCACCGGTATGCGCACCGGCCGCTTCACCTCCCCCCACCTGGCCTCCATCCGCGAGCGCATCGCCCTGGACGGCGAGCCGATCAGCCCCGAGGGCTTCATCGCCGCCTGGGAGGACGTGGCCCCCTATATCGAGATGGTCGATGAGCGCTCCCAGGCCGCCGGCGGGCCGCGCCTGTCCTTCTTCGAGGTGCTCACGGTCATGGCCCTGGCGGCCTTCGCCGACCATCCCGTGGATGTGGCCATCATCGAGGTGGGCATGGGCGGGCGCTGGGACGCCACCAATGTCATCCCCGCCGATATCGCCGTCATCACGCCGGTGGGGCGAGACCATGAGCGCTGGCTGGGCGCCTCCCTGAGCCGGATTGCCGCGGAGAAGGCGGGTGTCATCAAGGAGGGCGGCTGGCTCGTCACCGCCCACCAGGTCCCGGAGGTGCGCGCCGAGATCGAGGCGGCGCTGGCTGCGCACCGCGCGGTGGAGTGGCGCGAGCTCGACCCCCAGGAGGATCCCGCTGAGGCGGGGCCGGGCACCATGGAGGTGGGGGAGCGTCAGGTGGCGGTCGGCGGCCAGCTGGTCACGCTGCGCACGCCCGCGGCGGTCTACCAGGATGTCTTCGTGCCCCTGCACGGGGAGTACCAGGCCCACAACGCCCTGCTGGCCCTGGCGGCCGCCGAGGCGGTCTTCGGCGGCTCGGCGCTGGCGCCGCGGGTGGTGGAGGAGGGCCTGTCCTCAGTGACCAGCCCCGGGCGCCTGGAGGTGCTGCGCTCCTCGCCCTCGGTGCTGGTCGACGCCGCCCACAATCCGCATGGGGTCGAGGCCCTGGTGGCGGCGGTGGAGGAGGTCTTCGGCTTCCGTCATCTGGTGGCCGTGGTGGGCGCGATGGCCGATAAGGATGTCGAGGGGATCCTGGCGGGTCTGGAGCCGGTGACCGATGCCGTCGTGTGCGTGCCCATCGATACGCCGCGGGCCATGGAGGTCGCCGATCTGGCCGAGATCGCCCGGGAGGTCTATGGCGCTGAGCGCGTCGTGGTCGCTGAGACCCTGGGGGAGGGGGTGGAGCAGGCGGTCTCGCTGTCCGAGGGCTTCGATGCCCCGATGACGGCCTCGGGCGTGCTCATCGTGGGCTCGGTGATCCTGGCGGCGCAGGCCAGGGCCCTGTTCGGCTGCGCCTGA